Proteins co-encoded in one Salvia splendens isolate huo1 chromosome 4, SspV2, whole genome shotgun sequence genomic window:
- the LOC121798889 gene encoding leucine-rich repeat receptor-like serine/threonine-protein kinase BAM1 has translation MAPFIILLIIASLADSSVSSTLISDFHALVSLKQGFEFPNSGISAWNSSNPTSICSWSGVQCLHGRVASLDLSNMALYGSVSPDISRLDRLEELSIDGNNFTGEINLENMSSLRFINISNNQFSGGLDWNYSSLPNLQVVDAYNNNFSSGLPIGVVSLRNLKHLELGGNFFYGIIPPSYGELAGLEYFSLTGNDLQGRIPKELGNLTNLKELYLGYFNVFEGGIPRELGKLTNLEHFDLSSCDLDGSIPPELGNLESLDTLFLHVNRLTGPIPRELGNLTRLVNLDLSLNALTGEIPYELINLRRIRLMNLFINRLHGSIPDLVAEYPEMETLALWMNNFTGVIPRNLGQNQRLQILDLSSNKLTGTVPHSLCESGQLRILILQKNFLFGSIPQELGKCLSLVRVRLGENYFNGSIPSSFIYLPHLNFLELQNNLLSGTLSENTDSSSKNQSKLGQMNLSNNQLSGALPFSLSNFSSLQILLLGGNNFSGPIPPSVGELHQAVKIDLSGNSLTGEIPHEIGECLHLNYLDLSKNNLAGPIPPEISNIRILNYLNLSRNHLTDAIPQSIASMKSLTTADFSFNDLSGQFSVFNAGNPKLCGSTVKNPCNAIATGGASVKSHNAFKLVFAVGLLACSLVFATAAIAKARSFKRGGGSDTWKMTAFQKAEFTAAEVAECVKDGNVIGRGGAGIVYHGRTGNGVEIAVKKLLGFNGINSHDHGFKAEIRTLGNIRHRNIVRLLAFCSNKEANLLVYEYMRNGSLGEALHGKKGGFLSWNLRYKIGLDSAKGLCYLHHDCSPLIVHRDVKSNNILLNSNFEAHVADFGLAKFLVDGAASQCMSAIAGSYGYIAPEYAYTLRVDEKSDVYSFGVVLLELVTGRRPVGEFGEGVDIVQWVRCLTKCRIEEVSRILDPRLTVVPKDEAMHLFFVAMLCVQEDSIERPTMREVVQMLSEFPRRSPDFHSSSSSTHHPDHKIGV, from the exons ATGGCGCCCTTCATTATCCTACTAATTATAGCCTCACTCGCAGACTCCTCCGTCTCCTCCACCCTCATATCGGACTTCCACGCGCTGGTCTCGTTGAAGCAAGGATTCGAGTTCCCAAACTCCGGTATCAGCGCGTGGAACTCCTCAAACCCCACTTCAATCTGCTCGTGGAGCGGCGTCCAGTGCCTCCACGGCAGAGTGGCATCGCTCGACCTGTCCAACATGGCCCTGTACGGCTCCGTCTCCCCCGACATTTCAAGGCTCGACAGGCTGGAAGAGCTCTCCATCGACGGGAACAACTTCACCGGAGAGATCAATCTCGAAAACATGAGCTCCCTCCGATTCATAAACATCTCCAACAACCAATTCAGCGGCGGCCTAGACTGGAACTACTCCAGCCTCCCAAATCTCCAAGTTGTTGATGCTTACAACAACAATTTCTCCTCTGGCCTACCTATTGGAGTGGTGAGCTTGAGGAACCTCAAGCACCTCGAGCTCGGAGGGAACTTCTTCTACGGAATAATACCTCCGAGCTATGGCGAGCTAGCCGGATTGGAGTACTTTTCACTAACGGGAAACGATCTGCAGGGGAGGATTCCTAAGGAGTTAGGCAACCTCACAAACTTGAAGGAGCTGTACCTAGGCTACTTCAACGTGTTCGAGGGCGGGATCCCTCGAGAGCTTGGCAAGTTGACGAATCTCGAGCATTTTGATCTATCCTCGTGCGACCTGGACGGTTCAATCCCTCCGGAGCTGGGGAATCTCGAGTCACTGGACACATTGTTCCTGCACGTAAACCGGCTCACAGGGCCGATCCCGAGGGAGCTGGGGAACCTGACGAGGCTGGTGAATCTCGACTTGTCTCTGAATGCGCTGACAGGGGAGATCCCATACGAGCTGATAAACCTGAGGCGGATCCGGCTGATGAATCTGTTCATCAACAGGCTGCACGGCTCCATCCCGGACTTGGTGGCTGAGTATCCCGAGATGGAGACGCTGGCGCTGTGGATGAACAACTTCACTGGGGTCATACCGAGGAATCTCGGACAGAATCAGAGGCTGCAGATTCTTGATCTGTCTTCCAACAAGCTCACCGGTACTGTTCCTCACAGTTTGTGTGAATCTGGGCAGCTCAGGATCCTTATTCTTCAGAAGAATTTCCTTTTTGGCTCCATTCCGCAGGAATTAGGCAAGTGTTTGAGCCTGGTGAGAGTCAGGTTGGGAGAGAACTACTTCAATGGCAGCATTCCTAGTAGCTTCATATACCTGCCTCACCTCAACTTTCTTGAGCTGCAAAACAATCTGCTCTCTGGTACCCTGTCCGAGAACACCGACTCATCATCCAAGAATCAAAGTAAACTGGGGCAGATGAATCTCTCAAACAATCAGCTTTCCGGGGCGTTACCGTTTTCcctctccaatttctcatcCCTCCAAATACTATTGCTCGGAGGCAACAACTTCTCCGGCCCCATACCGCCTTCTGTGGGAGAGCTGCATCAGGCCGTGAAGATTGATCTAAGCGGAAACTCTCTCACAGGAGAAATCCCTCACGAAATCGGAGAATGTCTACATCTCAACTATCTagacttgagcaagaacaaccTCGCCGGCCCGATCCCGCCGGAGATATCCAACATCCGAATCCTCAACTACCTAAATCTATCACGGAACCACCTGACAGACGCCATACCCCAATCCATCGCCTCCATGAAGAGCCTCACCACCGCCGACTTCTCCTTCAACGACCTCTCGGGGCAGTTCTCGGTGTTCAACGCCGGCAACCCCAAGCTTTGTGGCTCAACAGTGAAAAACCCCTGCAATGCCATTGCCACGGGTGGCGCCTCCGTTAAATCGCACAACGCGTTCAAGCTGGTGTTCGCGGTGGGGCTGTTGGCGTGCTCGCTGGTGTTCGCGACGGCGGCGATCGCCAAGGCCAGGTCATTCAAGAGGGGCGGCGGGTCGGATACGTGGAAGATGACAGCGTTCCAGAAAGCGGAATTcacggcggcggaggtggcggAGTGCGTCAAGGATGGGAATGTGATCGGCCGGGGCGGGGCGGGGATAGTATACCACGGGAGGACGGGAAACGGCGTGGAGATCGCGGTGAAGAAGCTTCTAGGGTTCAACGGCATAAACAGCCACGACCACGGGTTCAAAGCAGAGATCAGGACGCTGGGGAATATCAGGCACAGGAACATCGTGCGGCTGCTGGCCTTCTGCTCGAACAAGGAAGCGAACCTCCTTGTGTACGAGTACATGAGGAACGGAAGCCTGGGGGAGGCGCtgcacgggaagaagggagggttTCTGAGCTGGAATCTGAGGTACAAAATCGGGCTTGATTCCGCCAAGGGCCTCTGCTATCTCCACCACGATTGCTCGCCCTTGATCGTGCACCGCGACGTCAAGTCCAACAACATTCTCCTCAACTCCAACTTCGAAGCTCACGTCGCGGATTTCGGCCTCGCCAAGTTTCTGGTCGACGGCGCCGCGTCGCAGTGCATGTCCGCCATTGCTGGCTCCTACGGCTACATTGCTCCAG AGTACGCGtacacgttgagagtggacgaGAAGAGCGACGTGTACAGCTTCGGAGTGGTGCTGCTGGAGCTGGTGACGGGGCGGAGGCCGGTGGGGGAGTTCGGGGAGGGAGTGGATATCGTGCAGTGGGTCAGGTGTTTGACGAAATGCCGCATAGAGGAGGTGAGCCGCATCCTGGATCCGAGGCTGACGGTGGTGCCCAAGGATGAAGCCATGCACCTCTTCTTCGTCGCCATGCTCTGCGTGCAGGAGGACAGCATAGAGCGCCCCACCATGAGAGAGGTCGTGCAGATGCTCTCCGAGTTCCCCCGCCGCTCGCCGGACTTCcactcctcttcttcctccactCACCACCCCGATCACAAAATTGGAGTATGA
- the LOC121798892 gene encoding late embryogenesis abundant protein 47-like produces MNQEQPSKHVQDTIKELNAQEAATHPQTSSPNAHSKAVASQKEPVGVQGIESSPLGSRTEQRGEITIGEALEATALTAGHRPVDYSDAAAIQAAEVRATGRTNIVPGGVAAAAQSAATRNARLRSDEEKTKLGEILLGASSKLPSDKAVTRRDAEGVIGAELRNDPNLCTRPGGVAASIAAAARLNQSNASNNNQNKTNK; encoded by the exons ATGAACCAAGAACAACCAAGCAAGCATGTTCAAGACACAATTAAGGAATTGAATGCTCAAGAAGCGGCCACCCATCCTCAAACCTCCTCTCCTAATGCTCATAGCAAGGCCGTCGCTAGCCAGAAAGAACCCGTTGGCGTTCag GGGATCGAATCAAGCCCACTAGGGTCACGGACAGAGCAGCGAGGGGAAATCACCATCGGCGAAGCACTCGAGGCAACTGCTCTCACAGCCGGCCACCGCCCTGTTGACTACAGCGACGCTGCTGCCATACAGGCCGCTGAGGTCAGGGCCACCGGCCGTACCAATATAGTACCCGGCGGTGTCGCTGCGGCTGCTCAATCCGCAGCTACTCGTAACGCTCGGTTGCGTAGTGACGAGGAAAAGACCAAGCTCGGAGAGATTCTTTTG GGTGCGAGTTCAAAGCTTCCGTCGGACAAGGCAGTGACACGCAGAGACGCAGAGGGAGTGATCGGCGCTGAGCTGAGGAACGATCCTAACCTCTGCACCCGCCCGGGTGGCGTAGCGGCCTCCATCGCCGCTGCAGCCAGGCTTAACCAAAGCAATGCTTCTAATAATAATCAAAACAAAACCAACAAGTAA
- the LOC121798891 gene encoding serine/threonine-protein kinase EDR1-like encodes MKHIFKKLHHHPNRSNETPQQPPPPQSLPIPDNRTASSSPVAASSTSTPAVSAAPSSGDAASEGSNSLQHHTQQDYYASEEEYQVQLALALSVSSSGQDSALIDPEKAPIRTTDSGEAAADLLSRRYWNFGVLDFEERVVDGFYDVYNLSSDPASRGNMPSLTDLESDTGASDYEVVIVNRKIDPALEELMQIAHCIELDCPTSEINLLILRLAELVTEHLGGPVRDANVILAKWIERSMKLRTSLHTSVLPIGSLRIGLSRHRALLFKALADSVGIPCRLVKGSHYTGVEDDAVNIIKLHDDSECLVDLMGAPGTLIPADALSGRDTPLKPYSTQSSRLPSADPRVSSTQPGYLGGYKLPLGATSWKPEALLTDASANDGVGTSGLNDNVPSANQSGHGVSQGIGSSLYKGDRGPNLVSDGARINVNVVPYSPKTADDPKNLFADLNPFLIKGSGKTVVQNDISNEAGKMQFSKNNLISGRPPSPLMWKNRHAWNDVPKENEPGFLEGSSGKNNAGTKKGNPPSVLSTSSKPPAKTSKFPEKSLINSADRRDDTHNNNFMSASGESGHGQLPPGKDSSLNNSETYLREDRDIVKNEEAKVGDSENVITRLHGEKKILPDRLSMANMKMKGNEGSSNSLNLGTNHADTEIDDVVDCEIVWEDLVLGERIGLGSYGEVYHADWNGTEVAVKKFLDQDFSGAALDEFKREVRIMRRLRHPNVVLFMGAVTRPPNLSIITEFLPRGSLYRIIHRPHCQIDEKRRIKMALDVAKGMNCLHTSIPTIVHRDLKSPNLLVDNNWNVKVGDFGLSRLKHNTFLSSKSTAGTPEWMAPEVLRNEPSNEKCDVYSFGIILWELATLKLPWSGMNPMQVVGAVGFQNRRLDIPKDVDPLVGRIIWECWQTDPNLRPSFAQLCVALKPLQRLVVSSHVEQPQVNSTP; translated from the exons atgaaacaCATTTTCAAGAAGCTTCATCACCACCCGAATCGCTCCAACGAGACCCCTCAACAACCGCCACCACCTCAGTCGCTGCCCATCCCCGATAATCGCACTGCCTCCTCTTCTCCCGTCGCCGCTTCATCCACCAGCACCCCCGCCGTCTCAGCTGCTCCCAGTAGTGGTGATGCTGCCAGCGAGGGTAGTAATAGCCTGCAGCACCACACACAGCAGGATTATTATGCCTCCGAGGAGGAGTACCAGGTCCAATTGGCGCTAGCTCTGAGCGTGTCGTCATCTGGCCAGGACTCGGCCCTAATTGACCCAGAAAAGGCCCCGATCCGCACCACGGATAGCGGCGAGGCTGCTGCGGATTTGTTGTCCCGCCGCTACTGG AATTTTGGTGTCCTCGACTTTGAGGAGAGAGTGGTGGATGGGTTCTATGATGTATATAATCTATCTTCTGATCCAGCATCTCGAGGGAACATGCCTTCTCTTACAGATCTTGAAAGCGATACTGGGGCCTCTGATTATGAGGTTGTCATTGTAAACAGAAAAATAGACCCAGCTTTGGAGGAGCTGATGCAGATAGCACACTGCATTGAATTAGACTGCCCTACATCTGAGATCAATCTGCTCATACTGAGACTGGCTGAACTTGTTACAGAACATTTAGGTGGTCCTGTACGTGATGCGAATGTCATTTTGGCTAAATGGATTGAAAGAAGTATGAAGTTGAGAACATCTCTCCACACCAGTGTGCTGCCTATTGGATCCTTAAGAATTGGCCTTTCACGTCACCGAGCATTGCTTTTCAAG GCGTTAGCTGATAGTGTTGGAATACCTTGCAGATTAGTGAAGGGTAGTCATTACACTGGTGTTGAGGATGATGCTGTTAACATCATAAAGCTACATGATGATAG TGAGTGCTTGGTTGATCTCATGGGAGCTCCTGGGACACTAATCCCTgccgatgctcttagtggaAGGGATACTCCTTTGAAGCCGTACAGTACACAGTCAAGCAGGCTTCCCAGTGCAGACCCTAGAGTTTCATCAACTCAGCCTGGTTATTTGGGTGGATATAAATTGCCTTTGGGTGCTACATCCTGGAAGCCAGAAGCACTTCTTACAGATGCTAGTGCTAATGATGGAGTAGGGACTTCTGGACTTAATGACAATGTGCCTTCTGCTAATCAGTCGGGCCATGGTGTGTCTCAGGGAATTGGAAGTTCATTGTATAAAGGGGACCGTGGACCAAACTTAGTTAGTGATGGTGCCAGGATAAATGTAAATGTGGTTCCATACAGCCCAAAAACTGCTGATGACCCAAAAAATCTTTTTGCTGATCTGAATCCCTTCCTAATAAAAGGATCTGGAAAAACAGTTGTACAGAATGATATTTCAAATGAAGCTGGAAAAATGCAATTTTCAAAGAATAATCTTATCAGTGGCCGCCCTCCTTCACCCTTGATGTGGAAAAATCGGCATGCGTGGAATGACGTTCCTAAAGAAAACGAACCTGGCTTTCTAGAAGGATCATCCGGGAAGAACAATGCAGGAACTAAGAAAGGAAATCCACCATCAGTCCTTTCCACAAGTTCAAAACCACCAGCCAAAACCTCTAAGTTTCCTGaaaaatccttaattaattcTGCAGATAGACGTGATGATACACATAATAACAACTTTATGTCAGCATCTGGTGAAAGTGGACATGGTCAATTGCCTCCAGGGAAAGATTCTAGTTTGAATAATAGTGAAACATATCTCAGGGAGGATAGGGACATCGTTAAGAATGAAGAGGCTAAAGTAGGAGATAGCGAGAATGTCATAACTAGGTTGCATGGGGAAAAGAAAATTTTGCCAGACAGGTTAAGCATGGCAAATATGAAAATGAAGGGAAATGAAGGTTCTAGCAATTCGCTCAATCTTGGTACTAACCATGCTGATACAGAGATTGATGATGTTGTTGATTGTGAAATCGTCTGGGAAGACCTTGTCCTAGGTGAAAGGATTGGACTAG GTTCCTATGGAGAGGTCTACCATGCTGATTGGAATGGCACT GAAGTTGCTGTGAAGAAGTTTCTTGACCAAGATTTCTCAGGTGCCGCCTTGGACGAGTTCAAGAGAGAA GTACGGATAATGCGTAGGTTACGCCATCCAAACGTAGTTCTTTTTATGGGGGCAGTGACTCGCCCACCAAACCTTTCCATCATTACTGAGTTTCTGCCTCG TGGAAGCTTGTACCGGATCATTCATCGCCCTCATTGTCAAATTGATGAAAAGAGGCGGATTAAAATGGCTCTGGATGTG GCTAAAGGCATGAACTGCTTACACACAAGTATACCGACAATCGTCCACCGTGATTTAAAATCTCCTAATCTCTTAGTGGACAATAACTGGAATGTCAAG GTGGGTGATTTCGGATTGTCACGCTTGAAGCACAATACATTTCTGTCATCTAAGTCTACTGCAGGAACG cccgaGTGGATGGCTCCAGAAGTTCTTCGAAATGAGCCTTCAAATGAAAA GTGTGATGTATATAGCTTCGGTATTATTCTATGGGAACTGGCAACACTCAAATTGCCTTGGAGCGGAATGAATCCTATGCAAGTTGTAGGTGCAGTAGGTTTCCAAAACCGTCGTCTTGATATACCAAAAGATGTTGATCCCCTTGTTGGAAGGATAATATGGGAATGTTGGCAAAC GGATCCGAATTTGCGACCCTCTTTTGCCCAGCTCTGTGTGGCGCTAAAGCCTTTGCAGCGGCTTGTTGTTTCTTCACATGTAGAGCAACCACAAGTAAATTCTACACCTTAa